The DNA segment AAATGCCATGTTAAGTAAGGCGATTAACTTAGCTGGATCATGTTGAGCTTGGGTGATCTCACCTAATGTCACTGCTTGTTCTGGATTAATCGAAATAGTGATACTTTGCGGATCGTTAATAAATTTAATAAACGCTGCAGCTGCATTTTTTGCAACGTTCACTTCTGCATCACTCAATTCATGACTTGTTTCAAGATCAGCCGCTAACATTGCGTTTATTTTATCTGATAAACGCTGTTTTAATTCTTCAACACTTATCGCCGAATTTTCCGCTTCTTGTTTCATCATACGCTTAACAAGTGATTGATCAGTATAAGTAAATTCAGCCGAATTAAGTTGATAGTTCGGGTAAGAAAATAATAGCGTTAAGGGCTGTTTAGGATCAAATTCGAAGTTAGCGATATTAAGCGAGTATTCCATTTTACCCATATCTTGTGCGCTTAAACCAAACTGCCAATCCATCACGTTATCAACGTAAGTATATTTTGTTGATAAGCTGATAAGCAGATCATCGTTGTAGCCGAGTGCTTTAAGCTTATCTGCTGTTTGTGGTTCAATATCATCAATATTCAGTGAGATCCCGCTTAGTACAAAATCTAATGCAGTTGGGAATTCCGATGACGTATCTAGTTCATTCACTGTAATTTCATTGATGGTGATCGGGTGACCACTGCCATCAGCCGGGGTCAGTACTACGTTATGCAGTTGGATTCTTTGGGTGATAGGTTCAACACTGAGATCGCCATATTTAACATCAAGCATTGGCTGCATTTCGATGATCTTGGCATCAAGTTGTTTTTCTACTTTGTCGGTCATGTAAAGCTTACCGCCAACATAGCTTACTGCTAGTCCGGCGATTACCACGCCTGATATTAATTTAATATTCATGATGTCACTTATTGGTTGGATTGATTTTATTAGAGGTAATGAAAAATACACATTACTGAATAGATTATGTATTGGTTATTAAATAATTGGAATAGTTCCGAGCAATTTAAATAAAAAGTTAAACAAAAATTAAACAAAAAAACCAAGGTTATCACTAAGCTCTGGTTTTTTTACATAAATACTAATTCTATTGTTCGATTAAAGACTTAATCAGGTAACGGGTTATGAGCGTCACTGTTGTTCGTCAAATAGCCGCATAGGCTAGTGAAAATTAATATTGCATGCAGAAAATGAAGCCTTATACTTACACGCTTCATACTTTACACGTTGTTATCACCGCCTTTATGCCAGTATCTCTGCCAATACTCTCATTACAATCCGATTTTCCTTGTTTGCTTATTATCCGCGGGATCCCGGGTTCGGGTAAATCGACACTCGCCCAGCATTATATGCAATCGATTCCGGATGCCGTGCACTGTGAAGCCGACCATTATTTCATCAACAAGCAAGGTCAGTATTGCTATGACGGACGTAAAATAAAACGTGCTCATGAGTTTTGCCAGCAAAACATGCGTAACGCACTAAGCCAAGGCAAATCTGTGATTGTCAGTAATACCAGTATTCGTCTATGGGAGTTAACTGCATTGTTAGACATTGCTGCAAGCTATGATATAACGCCGCACATCATTCATTGTCGTGGTCAGTTCACCAGTATGCATAATGTGCCTGCTGATATCGTCGCCAGAATGGCGCTGAGTTATGAAGCGCATCCTGATGAGACCTGCTACAAACCTTCGTTTTTGTCATATAACTGCAATAAAACTGAAATATAATAACAGGGCGTAAATTTACAGCGCATAACAACTAGAGAAGGCAAAGTAATGAAGCTAGTTTTAGAGGTATTTTGGCAGTTTTTTACATTGGGGTGGATCAGCTTTGGTGGCCCCGCTGCACATATCGGTTATTTCGAGAAAACATTCGTTCAAAAACTAAAGTGGATAGATACCGAAAGCTATGCAAGATTAATCTCATTAAGTCAGTTTTTACCAGGTCCGGGTTCGAGCCAGATTGGTTTTGCCATCGGTTTACGTCGCGCCGGTGTTGTCGGTGGTTTTACCGCGTTTATCGCATTTACATTCCCTTCGGTGTTATTGCTTTATATCCTGGCAACAACCAACGCGATACAAGATGCGGCATGGTTAGTGAATATTACCCACGGATTAAAATTATTAGCGGTTGTGGTTGTTGCTGATGCGACGCTAAATATGTACAAAGGTTTCTGTAAAGAGCGCAGTACGATCACTATCTGTGTGGCAACGGCTGCGGTATTGTTGATGGTGCCAAGTTTGTTAACGCAAATGCTGGTGCTTATCGCTGCAGCAGTGATTGGCATGCAGCTGAAAAAACCAAGCGAAGTCACACTTATGTCTACAGTGAAAGGCGGGGTTAATTACTTACCATTAGTGATTTTCGCCGTATTGTTTGCGGGTTTACCGTTATTAACCAATTCACCTACATGGTTAACACTGTTTGCTGATTTCTACCAATCGGGTAGCTTAGTATTTGGTGGCGGTCATGTAGTATTACCTATGCTGCAACAAGCGTTAGGTGATGCGATTGATACGGACCGTTTCCTATTAGGTTATGCCGCAGCGCAAGCTGTACCGGGTCCTATGTTCTCGTTATCTGCATTCTTAGGTGCTGATTTGTTGGTTAATTCACCATTGATGGGCGCGTTAATTGCCACGGTTGCTATCTTCTTACCGGGTTTCTTATTAGTACTGGGTTTCCATAGTGCGTGGGAGTCGCTCGCGGCTAAACCGAAAGTAGCGGGTGCGGTATGGGGTATTAATGCGGCGGTCGTTGGTCTACTGATGTCAGCGTTATACCAACCGGTATTTATCTCTGCGATTGTTGGTCCGGTTGATATGGCCGCGGTTATCGTTGGTTTCTTTGCACTGCGCACACTGAAATTACCGATTATGGCTGTGGTAGCTGGCTTTATTGCATTTGGTTATGTGATGGGCCTTTAAAGGTGCTATAACCTTATAATTGCTGGGTATTCAGTTTCGACTAAACAAGATATACTTTCGCAAATAGAATCAAATTGCGGATTAAATAAAATGAAGGACTATTACCTGAAACGGATGCCGGTATTTCAGGCTATACTGTTCGTCCTCCGCACGCGCGACAAGCGCATCTGAAAGTATCAGCATTTACTTCGGCAAAGATAGATAAGCTCCTCGATTTAAAACCTGATTTAGTATTGGGATTTTCTGATATTCAAGCTGATATTGCTGTGTATATTTTTAATCAGCGCTCGGTTTAGATCAACTAGTTGCTATTATCGAAGCATGGCAACAGCAGTACGCAAACAAAAGTGAGAATGTATAACTTGAAAATTGAAAGTATGACGAAATCAATTGTTGATGAAACAAGTGTGAAAATTGAAGAGAATGTAGAGCCAATTTTAGTTAGAGAGCTAGTTCCTGTGGCTAAGCAATGTTCAGAATGCCAAGCGGAATTTGGTTGTGGCGTTGCCTCGGCAATAGAGCAGGGTGGTTGTTGGTGTCAAGATTTACCCGCCATTATGCCATTAGGTACGTTGAGTGATTGTTTGTGTAAAGCATGTTTAGCCAAGGTCATC comes from the Moritella yayanosii genome and includes:
- a CDS encoding AAA family ATPase, translating into MQKMKPYTYTLHTLHVVITAFMPVSLPILSLQSDFPCLLIIRGIPGSGKSTLAQHYMQSIPDAVHCEADHYFINKQGQYCYDGRKIKRAHEFCQQNMRNALSQGKSVIVSNTSIRLWELTALLDIAASYDITPHIIHCRGQFTSMHNVPADIVARMALSYEAHPDETCYKPSFLSYNCNKTEI
- the chrA gene encoding chromate efflux transporter, giving the protein MKLVLEVFWQFFTLGWISFGGPAAHIGYFEKTFVQKLKWIDTESYARLISLSQFLPGPGSSQIGFAIGLRRAGVVGGFTAFIAFTFPSVLLLYILATTNAIQDAAWLVNITHGLKLLAVVVVADATLNMYKGFCKERSTITICVATAAVLLMVPSLLTQMLVLIAAAVIGMQLKKPSEVTLMSTVKGGVNYLPLVIFAVLFAGLPLLTNSPTWLTLFADFYQSGSLVFGGGHVVLPMLQQALGDAIDTDRFLLGYAAAQAVPGPMFSLSAFLGADLLVNSPLMGALIATVAIFLPGFLLVLGFHSAWESLAAKPKVAGAVWGINAAVVGLLMSALYQPVFISAIVGPVDMAAVIVGFFALRTLKLPIMAVVAGFIAFGYVMGL
- a CDS encoding DUF5522 domain-containing protein; this encodes MTKSIVDETSVKIEENVEPILVRELVPVAKQCSECQAEFGCGVASAIEQGGCWCQDLPAIMPLGTLSDCLCKACLAKVIGVEINKQLDAAGSPKARLALAEPYRHQTELVENIDFTIEDGRYVFSEWYHLKRARCCGNDCRHCVYK